Within Oleidesulfovibrio alaskensis DSM 16109, the genomic segment AGACTGTTCAGTCCCCGTTCAATCTGAAGCAGTTCTCCCGTGATGCCACCCAGAAGAATACTGAACACCAGAATCAGAGGGTTCTGGGTTTTCAGCGCCATCTGCATGCCGATAACCAGCGTCGCCAGCCCCAGACCACAGAAAACAATGTACCGCACCCTCTCGGGCAGACGGTTTCCCAGCAGCATGCCGGCGCAGCTGCCCAGCACTATGGCAATAAGGTTAACCAGCGAACCAGTAGGAAAAACCACGTCGAGCCCCCGCAGTTAAAAATGGCACATTCAGCCTGCCCGCATGCAGAATCAACGAGTTCTGATAGCGCAAACCATCGGGGAAATAAACAGGAAATCCCTGCAGCCGCGGCGGACAACCGCAGAAGCCCTTTCCACGACAAGCCATGCGGCAAACAAACCGGCCCCGGTCTGATGCCGCACCGTTTCGGTTTTATATCACCTTTTGCACAGCTATAAGACAACAACATGTTATTCTTATCCTTTCCACAGCGCGAGCCGCGTCTCCGGCCCTGAAACCGAATCACATACAACACGCGTTCCCTGCCTTTTTTACCATCCGGTTATTGACAGCTGCATGCTCTCCATCCTATTAGAACCGTCTCGCATTTGCCGGGATGGTGGAATTGGTAGACGCAGCGGACTCAAAATCCGCCGGTGGCAACACCTTGCGAGTTCGAGTCTCGCTCCCGGTACCAGAAATGAAATAAGGCACTTACAGTCAAAAACTGTAGGTGCCTTTTTCTGTTCCACGGAGTAAAACAGCAACATTGCCATTTTGCCCCGCATTTTTATGGAAGACAGTCACATCAACTGCAGATCCGGCAGACATATCTGCCGGCTGTCAGCGGCTATGGCGCAAACTGCGCCAGTACGTGGTCGACAAACAGGCGCACCCGCATGGGGAGCTGTCTTGATCCCATCACCAGATTCACATCATGAACAAACCCGCCGCTCCAGTCGGGAAGCAGGCGTACAAGCCGCCCCGCCTTTTCATCCGGCCGGGCGCGCTCTTTACGCAGCAGGGCCACTCCGTGACCGGCCAGCAGAAAATCGCGGCACATCTCTACAGAGCTGAAACTGTATCGGGGCACAACATCCACAGTCACCTGCCGGCTGCCATTGTGCATGGGCCACCGCCCGCCGAAACGCTGCAGCACAATGCAGGGCATGCGATGCAGGTCGTCGGGGTCGCGGGGCATCGGATAGCGTTCAAGCAATAAAGGCGAGGCATACAGAAAAGGTTCTATGGTCAGCAGCTTGCGTGTGACCAGAGCAGGCGCAATGGCGTTTCCGGTAACAAAAGCCACATCAAAGGGGGCGGTGCGCATATCCACGGGATGGTCCTGAAACGTCAGCTCAAGACTGATGTCCGGCCATCTGGCTGCAAAATCAAGAAGCACTTTTTTAAGCAGTCCGTCGTAAAGATCAAGAAACATGCATACCCGCACCAGTCCGGAAGGCTTTTGCATATTCAGCACCACAGAATCATACGCCTTCTGCACTTCTTCCAGCACAAAACCGCAGCGGTCCAGCAGGTACGCACCGTTGTCCGTCAATTCGACATTACGCGTATCGCGGTAAAAAAGCAGAACCCCCATACGCTTTTCCAGCAATTTGATACGCCTTGAAAGCGTGGAAACACCTATACCCAGCGCCTCAGCTGCCTTGGAAAAACTTTTCTGCCGGGCCACTTCCACCAGCAACGGCACGTCGTTCAAAAAGTCCTGCACTATTATGCCCACCATCGGAAAAGAGTTTTCTGCAAGCGTTGTTTATTTTATCCATGAGCATGGTATGAAAGGGCATACTGAAAAGCAATCATCTCCGGAGCCAACTTTCACAATAAAACAAGGAGACGATATGACGATGCAACCGGTACTCGACGGCACAGCCACCTTCATGGAACATCTCGGTCTGAATGAAGAGCCTCTGGGAGTATATTACTCTGATGATAAGCCGGAGAATGCGTTCGGCCCTAAAACGGGTGTTCCCATTTCGCGCGAACTGGAAGAAAGCGGAAAGCTGGATATGCGGGAAGTTATGAAGTCGTTCACCTGTGTCATGGGCAGCATATGGCTGGCCAGAAAAAAGCACGGCGCGGCTTTCATCTCGCAGACAGAGTACGGCTGTCCGGGCGGAGTGTATTACTGCGCCATGCTTCAGCCTCATCTGCGGTTCATTGAGCACTATGTTTCCACGGGGTTTGAAGGCACCCCGCTGCAGGGGGAGCGGTATATGCCCGACCCCGACGCCATGCGCAACTTCATTCTTCGTGTGGCACCACGCAAAGCTCCTGCCCGCTACTGCATATTCAAACCGCTGTCGCTGTTCAGTGCTCAAGAAAAACCTGAGTTCATCATATTCTTTGCCCGCCCTGAAGTGCTGACCGGCCTGTTCACACAGACTGTTTTCACCACAGGCGATATGGATTGCGTGGCCTCACCTTTCGGCGCAGGCTGCACCAACATACTCGGATGGCCCTTGTACTATAAAGAAAAAGGCATCGAAAAAGCAGTCATCGGCGGATTTGATCCTTCAGCACGAAAATTTATGAAAACAGATGAGCTGACATTCACCGTTCCGCTGAGCTTATACGAAAAGATGCTGGCTGCGCTTCCGGAGTCCATGTTTACCCATGAGACAGACTGGAAAAACGTCCGCAAAAAAGTAGCCCGCAGTGCAAAAGCATGGGGCGAAGAAGAGTAGAACACGGGTCTTGCCCGCAAACGCGCTATATCCGTGCAGGCCTGCACCACAGTGGTGCAGGCCTGCATCAACCGCCCACGGTATAGGTTTTTCTTATATCATCAACCACCATATAACATTCAGGGTCCACATTGCGGGCAATGCGGGCCACTTCCCCGGCCTGACGTCTGCGCACCTGCACAAACAGCAGATTTACAACACCATCCCGCCCCTGTCCGTCAAAAACCGTCACGCGAAAACCGGCATCGCGCAGCGTGCAGGCAACCGGCCCACCTTCGCGTGTAAACACGCGCACCACCTGTTCGCCAATCTTAAACACCCCCTCCAGCGTGATGCCTGCATAAGTTCCCGACGCAAACCCCAAGGCAAACGCCAGAGATGTCACCGGATCGCTGACCGCACCGATGACGCGTGAAACGGCATACACCCAGATAACGGCTTCGAAAAACGCCACGCTGAACGCCAGCAGACGGCGGCCGCGTATAATCATTACATGTCTGATGGTGCCCAGACATACATCGCACAGACGTGCGATGAAAACAGCCAGCGCAGTCAGCAGACTTGCTGCGGTAATCATATTCACTCCTTCTGCCTGCATTCTCGGCCGCACAAAACCCCGCTGCCTGAAATGCAGCCGGAATGCATAACGCTCTGCAATGTACATAGAAAAACAAAAAGGAAAAAGACGAGAAGTCTTTTCGCGGGCAAAAGACTTAATCTGCATGATATCATCAGGCAACAATCATGGCAACACCGCGCAATGTTTTATCCCGAAACCGGTATAAAACTCTGTGTAACATTCCTTGAACGTCTGAAACTGTCACCATCGTGAATCACTTTTAAAAACAAAAAAAGTGTGTGTTGATTATTTTTTATGAAAGCTAGCAAGATATTTTTCATATTATATATCGATATCAAATCAACAGAAACACCCTAATGACTACATATCGTTTTATCATATGCTGCCAGTCTTTTTGCAAAGCAGAACATGTCATACAAATGATACAACCAAGACTTTGCGTTAATCATCTGCAATGCATAAGTGCCCGCCATCCATAAAGCACACAGCCATAACCACCGTCATCTCCTTCTCCATGGTACTGTCCTCCAGCCGGGCATGCTACCCGCACAAACAGCACAATGTCTGAATCCGGTCCGGCCCGTACAAAACCGCCCCTCTGAGTGCAGCGCATGTCCCGCCATGCGGCACAACCATGCCAGACTCTCATCACCAAACCTGTTCAGCACGTAATGGCAGTTTGCGCCTCATCTGCCCTGACTGCCCCCTTTTTCATGCCCGAAATAAAAACGTTCCACGACCACAACAGGCAGTACACAACAACAGCAACAAAGCGTCAATACAATGCACTTTGCACAATTCTTACCATACAACACATGTACAACAACCTAAAACCATATCATAACGAATCTAAAAGAACTTATGTATGCAAATGCACACCAAAAACAAAATCTCCCTCAGTATTATGAAGCCACACTCCACGACAAGAAACCGTACGTTAAAAAAATCACAATCAAAAAAAGAGTCTTCACCTTGAACATCAAAACTTTAAAAACTTGTCCCACTATTGCCACAACATAAAAAGAGGAGTAGACATGCCAGCCTCTGCGTTCATCGCATATCATTTCAGGAGGCCTTAAATGCATTCTCAAAATGTGGCCTCGGACAGGGAAGGGTTCCTGCCCAAGGCCATTTCTGTTCTCCGTCAGGGATATTCCCGCCAGAACTTCCTGCGCGACCTCGGCTCCGGTGCCACCGTGGGCATAGTCGCCCTGCCGCTGGCCATGGCGTTTGCCATCGCTTCCGGCACCACGCCCGAAAAAGGACTTTTTACCGCCATCGTCGCAGGCTTTCTTATCTCTGCGCTGGGCGGCAGCCGCTATCAGATAGGCGGCCCCACGGGTGCGTTTGTCGTCATCATTTTCAACATCATCTCCAGACACGGTTTTGACGGCCTGCTGCTGACCACCATAATGGCCGGAATCATCCTTATTATTTTCGGTGTGTTGCGACTCGGAACCCTGATCACATTCATTCCCTATCCTGTGACCACCGGCTTTACCGCAGGCATCGCACTGCTCATATTTTCATCACAGATAAACGATTTTCTGGGCATGCGGCTTGATGTGATACCCCCGGACTTTATCGGAAAATGGCAGGCATACTTCGGACATGCTGGTGCCATTGATCCGGTAACCGCAGCTGCCGCCCTGCTGACGCTGGGTATCATCATCGGCGTACGGCAGTTTGTTCCCCGCATTCCCGCTCCGGTTGCGGCCGTGGCAGCCGTATCAGTGCTAGCAGCCGCGTGCGGCGCGCCTGTGGAAACAATCGGCAGCAGATTCGGCGGCATACCGCAGACACTGCCGTCATTTGCCCTGCCCGACTTTTCATGGGCGCAAGTACGCATACTGCTGCCCGACGCGCTTACCGTGGCACTGCTGGCCGGCATTGAATCGTTGTTGTCGTGCGTGGTGGCCGACGGCATGACAGGCAGCCGGCACAACGCCAACACTGAACTGGTAGCACAGGGCACGGCAAACATCGCATCCGCACTTTTCGGCGGCATTCCCGCCACAGGCGCCATTGCCAGAACAGCCACAAACATCAGATCGGGCGCTTTCTCGCCTGTCTCGGGCATGATTCACTCTGCGGTACTGGTACTGTTTGTACTGCTGCTGGCTCCGGCCGCGGGGTACATTCCGCTGGCATGCCTCGCCGCCGTACTTGTTGTGGTGGCGTGGGACATGAGCGAAATTCACAAATTCATGCGCCTGCTGCGCGCCCCGAAGCCTGATGTGCTGGTCATGTGCCTTACATTCGGACTTACAGTGGCCGTCGACCTTACCGTGGCCGTCAATGTGGGAGTTGTTCTGGCTTCTTTGCTCTTCATGCAGCGCATGAGCAAAGTCACGCGCATCCGCGAATCAGATGGCGAGCCTGCCGCCGAGACATGGGCTGAAGAAGAACCCGTAAGTGATGTCCCGCAGGGGGTGCGCATCTATGAAATTGACGGGCCATTCTTCTTCGGTGTGGCTGATAGGTTTAAAAGCGTTCTTGATATCATGGAAAAATCACCGGCCGTCTTTATATTGCGCCTGCGCAAAGTGCCCACAGTAGACTCCACGGCCATCAACGCTCTGGAACTGCTGCATGCCCGCTGCAAAGCCAACGGAACAGTGCTGCTGCTTTCCGGCCTGCGCAAGGCCCCGCTGCAGGAATTACAGCGGCTCGGAACACTGGACATTATCGGCCGCCGCAACATTATGCCGGACATAAACGCAGCCCTTGAACGGGCACGCGCCATC encodes:
- a CDS encoding SulP family inorganic anion transporter, which encodes MHSQNVASDREGFLPKAISVLRQGYSRQNFLRDLGSGATVGIVALPLAMAFAIASGTTPEKGLFTAIVAGFLISALGGSRYQIGGPTGAFVVIIFNIISRHGFDGLLLTTIMAGIILIIFGVLRLGTLITFIPYPVTTGFTAGIALLIFSSQINDFLGMRLDVIPPDFIGKWQAYFGHAGAIDPVTAAAALLTLGIIIGVRQFVPRIPAPVAAVAAVSVLAAACGAPVETIGSRFGGIPQTLPSFALPDFSWAQVRILLPDALTVALLAGIESLLSCVVADGMTGSRHNANTELVAQGTANIASALFGGIPATGAIARTATNIRSGAFSPVSGMIHSAVLVLFVLLLAPAAGYIPLACLAAVLVVVAWDMSEIHKFMRLLRAPKPDVLVMCLTFGLTVAVDLTVAVNVGVVLASLLFMQRMSKVTRIRESDGEPAAETWAEEEPVSDVPQGVRIYEIDGPFFFGVADRFKSVLDIMEKSPAVFILRLRKVPTVDSTAINALELLHARCKANGTVLLLSGLRKAPLQELQRLGTLDIIGRRNIMPDINAALERARAITGTHDRTRRQPDRHSSSGRTASSLS
- a CDS encoding DUF169 domain-containing protein is translated as MTMQPVLDGTATFMEHLGLNEEPLGVYYSDDKPENAFGPKTGVPISRELEESGKLDMREVMKSFTCVMGSIWLARKKHGAAFISQTEYGCPGGVYYCAMLQPHLRFIEHYVSTGFEGTPLQGERYMPDPDAMRNFILRVAPRKAPARYCIFKPLSLFSAQEKPEFIIFFARPEVLTGLFTQTVFTTGDMDCVASPFGAGCTNILGWPLYYKEKGIEKAVIGGFDPSARKFMKTDELTFTVPLSLYEKMLAALPESMFTHETDWKNVRKKVARSAKAWGEEE
- a CDS encoding DUF2179 domain-containing protein, coding for MITAASLLTALAVFIARLCDVCLGTIRHVMIIRGRRLLAFSVAFFEAVIWVYAVSRVIGAVSDPVTSLAFALGFASGTYAGITLEGVFKIGEQVVRVFTREGGPVACTLRDAGFRVTVFDGQGRDGVVNLLFVQVRRRQAGEVARIARNVDPECYMVVDDIRKTYTVGG
- a CDS encoding LysR family transcriptional regulator, giving the protein MVGIIVQDFLNDVPLLVEVARQKSFSKAAEALGIGVSTLSRRIKLLEKRMGVLLFYRDTRNVELTDNGAYLLDRCGFVLEEVQKAYDSVVLNMQKPSGLVRVCMFLDLYDGLLKKVLLDFAARWPDISLELTFQDHPVDMRTAPFDVAFVTGNAIAPALVTRKLLTIEPFLYASPLLLERYPMPRDPDDLHRMPCIVLQRFGGRWPMHNGSRQVTVDVVPRYSFSSVEMCRDFLLAGHGVALLRKERARPDEKAGRLVRLLPDWSGGFVHDVNLVMGSRQLPMRVRLFVDHVLAQFAP